Proteins from one Rosa chinensis cultivar Old Blush chromosome 7, RchiOBHm-V2, whole genome shotgun sequence genomic window:
- the LOC112180408 gene encoding uncharacterized protein LOC112180408 produces the protein MVLWEITLGTAYFLGLRRTYRLALRMQRRIISPKHPKIRQFAHRRTRAVFDAAVSVHKNIQQRDIDLGRNLGNWILRWLDRMKPSANIRGSSEQLKHLKNGASSGMSMTKKVNSSHLKTPGSTQIRNQESDRHMFSSMTNALPKTLPSISMMMRARQTSGTMTQYRNLFTNRPEALRSDYTRGGFGGIIRKDIMQWMQQN, from the exons atggtgCTGTGGGAGATCACATTGGGAACCGCCTATTTCTTGGGTCTCAGACGAACCTATAGACTCGCCCTGAGGATGCAGCGCCGCATCATCAGCCCGAAGCACCCCAAGATCCGTCAATTTGCTCACAG gcGAACGCGTGCTGTTTTTGACGCCGCGGTGAGTGTTCACAAGAACATACAGCAAAGAGACATAGACTTGGGTCGGAACCTTGGGAACTGGATCCTGCGTTGGCTTGATCGGATGAAACCTTCAGCTAATATTCGAGGTTCGTCTGAACAACTCAAACACTTAAAAAATGGTGCTAGCTCGGGCATGAGCATGACAAAGAAGGTAAACTCATCCCACCTGAAAACTCCAGGGAGCACCCAGATCAGAAATCAGGAATCTGATAGGCATATGTTTTCATCCATGACAAATGCGCTGCCCAAAACCCTCCCTTCGATTTCCATGATGATGAGAGCAAGACAGACTTCTGGGACTATGACCCAGTATAGGAACTTATTCACTAACAGACCTGAAGCATTGAGGTCGGATTACACCCGAGGTGGCTTTGGGGGAATTATACGTAAGGATATAATGCAGTGGATGCAGCAAAATTGA